The Drosophila mauritiana strain mau12 chromosome 2R, ASM438214v1, whole genome shotgun sequence genome has a segment encoding these proteins:
- the LOC117136645 gene encoding mitochondrial dicarboxylate carrier isoform X1 produces MGEDSSKRLPRWWFGGVCAAIAVTGTHPLDLIKVQLQTQSQTDRKTVGEILKGIYERSGILGFYNGISASWFRQLTYTTARFALYEAGKDYVDTQKVSSKMALATFAGILGGIVGVPGDVVTVRLQNDVKLPEEKRRNYKHVFDGLYRIYKEEGVSSLFRGTVPAVSRAVLLTIGTNAAYDQVKQMLKSATGAGEGVPLHFATSTIAGCIAVVITQPLDVIKTTFMNAQPGEFSGIGGAFLSTAKQGPLAFYKGFIPALIRVSPNTIITFVLYEQARMRFGYLPPEK; encoded by the exons ATGGGAGAAGACAGTTCGAAGCGCCTCCCGCGTTGGTGGTTTGGAGGGGTTTGCGCTGCAATCGCAGTGACCGGCACCCATCCGCTGGATCTCATCAAGGTGCAGCTGCAGACCCAATCCCAAACCGACAGGAAGACCGTGGGGGAGATCCTTAAAGGCATATACGAGCGAAGCGGCATCTTGGGCTTTTACAATGGCATCTCGGCCTCCTGGTTTCGCCAGCTGACCTACACCACCGCCCGCTTCGCCTTGTACGAGGCCGGCAAGGACTACGTCGACACGCAAAAAGTTAGTTCCAAGATGGCCCTGGCCACCTTTGCGGGAATCCTCGGTGGGATTGTGGGCGTACCCGGGGACGTGGTAACAGTGCGACTCCAGAACGACGTCAAGTTGCCGGAGGAGAAGCGACGTAA CTATAAGCACGTTTTCGACGGCCTTTACCGCATCTACAAAGAGGAGGGCGTGTCCAGTCTCTTCCGCGGCACAGTGCCAGCCGTTTCTCGGGCAGTCCTGCTGACCATCGGAACGAATGCGGCCTACGACCAGGTGAAGCAAATGCTCAAGAGCGCAACGGGGGCAGGAGAGGGAGTGCCACTGCACTTTGCCACATCCACGATAGCTGGATGCATTGCCGTGGTGATAACGCAGCCGCTCGATGTGATCAAGACGACTTTCATGAACGCCCAGCCGGGGGAGTTCTCCGGGATCGGAGGTGCCTTTCTTAGTACCGCCAAGCAGGGTCCCTTGGCCTTCTACAAGGGATTCATTCCGGCCCTGATACGAGTGTCACCCAATACGATCATCACCTTCGTTTTGTACGAGCAGGCGCGAATGCGATTCGGATATCTGCCACCTGAGAAATAA
- the LOC117136645 gene encoding mitochondrial dicarboxylate carrier isoform X2, with protein sequence MGEDSSKRLPRWWFGGVCAAIAVTGTHPLDLIKVQLQTQSQTDRKTVGEILKGIYERSGILGFYNGISASWFRQLTYTTARFALYEAGKDYVDTQKVSSKMALATFAGILGGIVGVPGDVVTVRLQNDVKLPEEKRPISTFSTAFTASTKRRACPVSSAAQCQPFLGQSC encoded by the exons ATGGGAGAAGACAGTTCGAAGCGCCTCCCGCGTTGGTGGTTTGGAGGGGTTTGCGCTGCAATCGCAGTGACCGGCACCCATCCGCTGGATCTCATCAAGGTGCAGCTGCAGACCCAATCCCAAACCGACAGGAAGACCGTGGGGGAGATCCTTAAAGGCATATACGAGCGAAGCGGCATCTTGGGCTTTTACAATGGCATCTCGGCCTCCTGGTTTCGCCAGCTGACCTACACCACCGCCCGCTTCGCCTTGTACGAGGCCGGCAAGGACTACGTCGACACGCAAAAAGTTAGTTCCAAGATGGCCCTGGCCACCTTTGCGGGAATCCTCGGTGGGATTGTGGGCGTACCCGGGGACGTGGTAACAGTGCGACTCCAGAACGACGTCAAGTTGCCGGAGGAGAAGCGAC CTATAAGCACGTTTTCGACGGCCTTTACCGCATCTACAAAGAGGAGGGCGTGTCCAGTCTCTTCCGCGGCACAGTGCCAGCCGTTTCTCGGGCAGTCCTGCTGA